A genome region from Sphingobium sp. WTD-1 includes the following:
- a CDS encoding IS5 family transposase (programmed frameshift), which translates to MSDLYWLTDEQLARLAPYFPKSHGKPRVDDRRVLSGIIFVNRNGLRWRDAPKDYGPHKTLYNRWKRWGEMGVFTRMMEGLSSAGAERRTVMIDATYLKAHRTASSLAVKRGNLGRLIGRTKGGMNTKLHAITDANGRPLSFFMTAGQVSDYIGAAALLDELPKAQWLLGDRGYDADWFRDALQEKGIKPCIPGRKSRNEPIKYDKRRYRRRNRIEIMFGRLKDWRRVATRYDRCPTAFFAAIALAATVIFWL; encoded by the exons TTGAGCGACCTGTACTGGCTAACGGACGAGCAACTGGCGCGTCTCGCGCCCTATTTTCCGAAGAGCCACGGCAAGCCCCGAGTTGACGATCGGCGGGTGCTGAGCGGGATCATCTTCGTGAACCGCAATGGGTTGCGCTGGCGGGATGCGCCGAAGGACTATGGGCCGCACAAGACGCTGTACAACCGCTGGAAGCGGTGGGGTGAGATGGGCGTTTTCACGCGGATGATGGAGGGGCTTTCCTCTGCGGGTGCCGAGCGCCGGACGGTGATGATCGACGCAACGTATCTGAAGGCGCACCGCACGGCATCGAGCTTGGCGGTAAAAAGGGGGA ATCTCGGGCGCCTGATCGGCCGCACCAAAGGGGGCATGAACACCAAGCTTCATGCGATTACCGATGCCAACGGCCGTCCCTTGAGCTTCTTCATGACCGCTGGCCAGGTCAGCGATTACATTGGCGCAGCCGCTCTGCTTGACGAGTTGCCGAAGGCGCAATGGCTGCTCGGCGACCGGGGCTATGACGCCGACTGGTTCAGGGACGCGCTGCAGGAGAAAGGCATAAAGCCCTGCATCCCGGGCCGAAAATCGCGCAATGAACCCATCAAATACGACAAGCGCCGCTACCGTCGCCGCAACCGCATCGAGATCATGTTCGGACGTCTGAAGGACTGGCGCCGCGTCGCCACACGCTACGACCGATGCCCAACCGCCTTCTTCGCCGCCATCGCCCTCGCTGCCACCGTCATCTTCTGGCTATGA
- a CDS encoding sigma-70 family RNA polymerase sigma factor, which produces MARGTQTDAAARFDPLRPRLIRVAYRMLGSVADAEDVVQDAFIRWMGTDRNAVREPEAFLRRIVTRLCLDQMKSARAQRETYVGPWLPEPVVEEADEEEDVTLPLMLALERLSPLERAAFLLHDVFGLAFDEVARTIQRDAAACRQLAARARDHVRDARPRFQVEKQRGLEIAGAFFAASRSGDMRALSAMLAQDVSFHSDGGGKRPAAIRPAIGHGQVMQVHKALAVLFGKYGSTLLRTCMVNGLPGFVTREADGELQTTALDIEDGQVTAIYIMRNPDKLRHLH; this is translated from the coding sequence ATGGCGCGGGGGACGCAGACGGACGCGGCGGCGCGCTTCGACCCGCTGCGTCCCCGCCTGATCCGGGTCGCCTATCGCATGCTCGGATCGGTCGCCGATGCCGAGGATGTGGTGCAGGATGCCTTCATCCGCTGGATGGGCACCGACCGCAACGCGGTGCGCGAGCCCGAAGCCTTTCTCCGCCGTATCGTCACCCGGCTCTGCCTCGACCAGATGAAGTCGGCGCGGGCGCAGCGCGAAACCTATGTCGGCCCCTGGCTGCCCGAGCCGGTTGTCGAGGAAGCGGACGAGGAAGAGGATGTCACCCTGCCGCTGATGCTGGCATTGGAGCGGCTGTCGCCGCTGGAGCGGGCCGCCTTCCTGCTGCACGATGTGTTCGGCCTCGCCTTTGACGAGGTGGCGAGGACGATCCAGCGCGATGCCGCCGCCTGCCGCCAGCTTGCCGCCCGCGCGCGCGACCATGTGCGCGACGCCCGCCCCCGGTTCCAAGTCGAGAAACAGCGCGGGCTGGAGATTGCCGGCGCCTTCTTCGCCGCCTCGCGCAGCGGCGACATGCGCGCTCTGAGCGCGATGCTGGCGCAGGATGTCAGCTTCCACAGCGATGGCGGCGGCAAGCGCCCGGCGGCGATCCGCCCGGCGATCGGCCATGGCCAGGTGATGCAGGTCCACAAGGCGCTGGCGGTGCTGTTCGGCAAATATGGGTCGACCCTGCTGCGCACCTGCATGGTTAACGGCCTGCCCGGCTTCGTCACGCGCGAGGCCGATGGCGAGTTGCAGACCACCGCGCTGGACATAGAGGATGGGCAGGTCACTGCCATCTACATCATGCGCAACCCGGACAAGCTGCGCCATCTGCATTGA
- a CDS encoding carboxymuconolactone decarboxylase family protein, with product MTDKINPYAAAPQLMKSWTALSTAVADSLEPSLIELVKIRSSQINGCANCINMHTYEAREKGETEQRIYLLSAWREAPCYTDRERAALAWTEALTEIAKGHTHEAAKEALNWEFTEEEQVKLTLMINIINGWNRIAVGFNLWYDMPMKAAA from the coding sequence ATGACCGACAAGATCAATCCCTATGCCGCCGCGCCGCAGCTGATGAAGAGCTGGACCGCTTTGTCCACGGCCGTCGCCGACAGCCTGGAGCCGAGCCTGATCGAACTGGTGAAGATCCGTTCGTCGCAGATCAACGGCTGCGCCAATTGCATCAACATGCATACCTATGAAGCGCGCGAGAAGGGCGAGACCGAGCAGCGCATCTACCTGCTGTCGGCCTGGCGCGAGGCGCCCTGCTATACCGACCGCGAGCGCGCCGCGCTGGCCTGGACCGAGGCGCTGACCGAGATTGCCAAGGGCCACACCCACGAGGCCGCCAAGGAGGCGCTGAACTGGGAATTCACCGAGGAGGAGCAGGTCAAGCTGACCCTGATGATCAACATCATCAATGGCTGGAACCGCATCGCCGTCGGCTTCAACCTCTGGTACGACATGCCGATGAAGGCAGCGGCCTGA
- the wrbA gene encoding NAD(P)H:quinone oxidoreductase — translation MAKVLVLYYSSYGHIETMAKAMAEGAAAAGAQVDIKRVPETAPLEVAKAAHFKLDQDAPVATVAELADYDAIIIGTGTRFGRMSSQMAAFLDQAGGLWARGALNGKVGGAFTSTASQHGGQEVTLFSIITNLLHFGMTIVGLDYGFAGQMGVDKVRGGSPYGATTLADGDGSRQPSEEELDGARYQGRRIAETAIKLHG, via the coding sequence ATGGCTAAGGTTCTGGTTCTCTATTATTCGTCCTACGGGCATATCGAAACGATGGCCAAGGCGATGGCCGAAGGCGCTGCCGCCGCCGGCGCGCAGGTCGACATCAAGCGCGTGCCCGAAACCGCACCGCTGGAAGTCGCCAAGGCCGCCCATTTCAAGCTTGACCAGGACGCCCCGGTCGCGACCGTCGCCGAACTGGCGGATTATGACGCGATCATCATCGGCACCGGCACCCGCTTTGGCCGCATGTCGAGCCAGATGGCGGCCTTCCTGGATCAGGCCGGCGGCCTCTGGGCGCGTGGCGCGCTCAATGGCAAGGTCGGTGGCGCCTTCACCTCGACCGCGTCGCAGCATGGCGGCCAGGAAGTCACCCTCTTCTCGATCATCACCAACCTGCTGCATTTCGGCATGACGATCGTCGGCCTGGACTATGGCTTTGCCGGCCAGATGGGCGTCGACAAGGTGCGCGGCGGTTCGCCCTATGGCGCGACCACCCTGGCCGATGGCGACGGCAGCCGCCAGCCGAGCGAGGAAGAGCTGGACGGCGCCCGCTATCAGGGCCGCCGGATCGCCGAAACCGCGATCAAGCTGCACGGTTAA
- a CDS encoding pirin family protein has product MSTTTASRIERRPFASLGHADHGWLNARHHFSFANYYDPARMGWGAIRVWNDDEIGPRSGFPPHPHSDMEIITYVRTGAITHQDSLGNKGRTEAGDVQVMSAGTGIRHAEYNLEDETTTLFQIWVIPRSVGGSPSWGAKPFPKGDRSGKLVVLASGHDEDKEALRIRADARLLGGTIKAGDSVTYEAGEGRHLYLVPATGRIEIDGQTFEARDGAAIIGGAPITITAVEDSEIVLVDSE; this is encoded by the coding sequence ATGAGCACGACAACCGCGAGCCGCATCGAGCGCCGCCCGTTCGCGTCGCTCGGCCATGCCGACCATGGCTGGCTGAACGCACGGCATCATTTTTCCTTCGCCAACTATTATGATCCCGCCCGCATGGGCTGGGGCGCGATCCGGGTATGGAATGACGACGAGATCGGTCCGCGTTCGGGCTTTCCGCCCCACCCGCACAGCGACATGGAGATCATCACCTATGTCCGCACCGGCGCGATCACCCACCAGGACAGCCTGGGCAACAAGGGCCGCACCGAGGCAGGCGACGTCCAGGTGATGTCGGCCGGCACCGGTATTCGCCACGCCGAATATAATCTGGAGGACGAGACCACCACCCTGTTCCAGATCTGGGTCATTCCCCGGTCGGTCGGCGGGTCGCCCAGTTGGGGCGCCAAGCCCTTCCCGAAGGGCGATCGATCCGGCAAGCTGGTCGTGCTGGCCAGCGGCCATGACGAGGACAAGGAAGCGCTGCGCATCCGGGCCGACGCCCGGCTGCTGGGCGGCACGATCAAGGCGGGCGACAGCGTGACCTATGAGGCCGGCGAAGGCCGCCATCTCTATCTGGTCCCGGCGACGGGCCGGATCGAGATCGACGGCCAGACCTTCGAGGCGCGGGACGGCGCGGCCATCATCGGCGGCGCGCCCATCACCATCACCGCGGTCGAGGACAGCGAGATCGTCCTGGTCGACAGCGAATAG
- a CDS encoding LysR family transcriptional regulator: MRLPDFEAWAMFAAVVEHRSFTDAAKALSVSKATVSKAVTRLEQHLDTSLFSRTSRRLALTESGRRLADHAQRILAEGQAAEEAARDETAELSGTVRLGAPMNFGLLRIAPLIAQFTKENPLVDVDLHLSDAKIDIVELGLDATIRIADMPDSSLRARRLADVHMHVVASPAYLAERGRPTHPSDLGSHDCLCYSNVTAPDVWRFTGPGQQNVTVQVRPRITVNSGEAMMPALRLGVGIARLPDFIVGDAIRSGELEEILLDWRPPPFGLHLVTPPSRLRPARVEALLDFLTRHHGC; encoded by the coding sequence ATGCGCCTACCTGATTTCGAGGCCTGGGCGATGTTCGCCGCCGTGGTCGAACATCGCAGCTTTACCGACGCGGCCAAGGCGCTCAGCGTCTCCAAGGCCACCGTGTCCAAGGCGGTGACCCGCCTGGAACAGCATCTCGACACCAGCCTGTTCAGCCGCACCAGCCGCCGCCTGGCGCTGACCGAGAGCGGCCGGCGCCTTGCCGATCATGCCCAGCGCATCCTGGCCGAAGGGCAGGCGGCGGAGGAAGCCGCCCGCGACGAGACCGCCGAACTCTCCGGCACGGTGCGGCTGGGCGCGCCGATGAATTTCGGCCTGCTGCGGATCGCGCCGCTGATCGCGCAGTTCACCAAGGAAAATCCGCTGGTCGATGTCGACCTGCATCTGTCCGATGCCAAGATCGACATCGTCGAACTCGGCCTCGACGCCACCATCCGCATCGCCGACATGCCCGACAGTTCGCTGCGCGCGCGCCGGCTGGCTGACGTCCATATGCATGTCGTCGCCTCGCCCGCCTATCTGGCCGAGCGCGGCCGTCCTACCCATCCGTCCGACCTCGGCAGCCATGACTGCCTCTGCTATTCCAACGTCACCGCGCCCGACGTCTGGCGCTTCACCGGGCCGGGGCAGCAGAATGTGACGGTGCAGGTCCGCCCGCGCATCACCGTCAACAGTGGCGAGGCGATGATGCCGGCGCTGCGGCTTGGCGTCGGCATCGCCCGCCTGCCCGATTTCATCGTCGGCGACGCGATCCGCTCGGGCGAGTTGGAGGAGATTTTGCTCGACTGGCGGCCGCCGCCCTTCGGCCTGCATCTGGTGACGCCGCCCTCGCGCCTGCGCCCGGCACGGGTGGAAGCGCTGCTCGACTTCCTGACCCGCCACCATGGTTGCTGA
- the ctrA gene encoding response regulator transcription factor CtrA has translation MRVLLIEDEPTTAKAIELMLTTEGFNVYTTDLGEEGLDLGKLYDYDIICLDLNLPDMHGYDVLKKLRAARVQTPVLILSGVAEMDSKVRSFGFGADDYVTKPFHREELIARIHAVVRRSKGHSQSVIRTGKLAVNLDAKTVEVDGNRVHLTGKEYAMLELLSLRKGTTLTKEMFLNHLYGGMDEPELKIIDVFICKLRKKLALACSGDNYIETVWGRGYVLRDPDEVEALEARVA, from the coding sequence ATGCGCGTGCTGCTGATTGAGGACGAACCGACCACCGCCAAGGCGATTGAGCTTATGCTCACGACCGAGGGCTTCAATGTCTACACCACCGATCTCGGGGAAGAGGGCCTCGATCTCGGCAAGCTGTATGACTATGACATCATCTGTCTCGACCTGAACCTGCCCGACATGCACGGCTATGACGTTCTCAAGAAGCTGCGGGCGGCACGGGTGCAGACTCCGGTGCTGATCCTGTCGGGCGTCGCCGAAATGGACAGCAAGGTCCGCTCCTTCGGCTTCGGCGCCGACGATTATGTCACCAAGCCGTTCCATCGCGAGGAACTGATTGCGCGCATCCATGCCGTGGTTCGCCGCTCGAAGGGCCATTCGCAGTCGGTGATCCGCACCGGCAAGCTGGCGGTGAACCTCGACGCGAAGACCGTGGAAGTGGACGGCAATCGCGTCCATCTGACCGGCAAGGAATATGCGATGCTGGAGCTGCTTTCGCTCCGCAAGGGCACGACCCTCACCAAGGAGATGTTCCTCAATCATCTCTATGGTGGCATGGACGAGCCCGAACTCAAGATCATCGACGTTTTCATCTGCAAGCTGCGCAAGAAGCTGGCACTGGCCTGCAGCGGCGACAATTATATCGAGACCGTTTGGGGCCGCGGCTATGTGCTGCGCGATCCCGATGAGGTCGAAGCGCTCGAAGCGCGGGTCGCCTGA
- a CDS encoding methyl-accepting chemotaxis protein, with protein sequence MFMGQAIHPHSRDAVWDAICRSQAVIEFAPDGTILWANDLFLTTMGYALGEVVGCHHRIFCDEGQAHSAAYAALWDKLAQGDFDAGEYRRLNKHGGEVWLQATYNPVFDAEGRVERILKIATDTTPSKILRAELKSTVDGLVDIVETISGIANQTNLLALNATIEAARAGEAGRGFAVVAAEVKKLAGDTRAATDRARAMVLASS encoded by the coding sequence ATGTTCATGGGTCAGGCGATTCACCCCCACAGCCGCGATGCCGTTTGGGACGCCATCTGCCGTTCGCAGGCGGTGATCGAATTTGCGCCGGACGGCACGATCCTTTGGGCCAATGATCTGTTCCTGACGACCATGGGCTATGCGCTCGGGGAGGTGGTCGGGTGCCATCACCGCATCTTCTGCGACGAAGGGCAGGCGCACTCGGCTGCCTATGCGGCCCTGTGGGACAAGCTGGCGCAGGGCGATTTCGATGCCGGCGAATATCGCCGTCTGAACAAGCATGGCGGCGAGGTCTGGCTGCAGGCCACCTATAACCCGGTCTTCGATGCCGAAGGTCGGGTCGAGCGTATCCTCAAGATTGCGACCGACACCACCCCGTCCAAGATATTGCGCGCGGAACTCAAGAGCACGGTCGACGGGCTGGTCGATATTGTCGAGACGATCAGCGGCATCGCCAATCAGACCAACCTCCTGGCCCTCAACGCCACGATCGAGGCTGCACGCGCCGGCGAGGCGGGACGCGGCTTTGCGGTGGTCGCGGCCGAGGTCAAGAAACTGGCGGGTGACACGCGCGCCGCCACCGATCGCGCCCGCGCCATGGTCCTTGCGTCCAGCTGA
- a CDS encoding S8 family serine peptidase yields the protein MDDFDAEKAGDDRREETEMRWTRPLLIAGLWLAAPGAQAQLLPAPAAGTLGGGALGGVGQIVPDTLDRLGGIVDQSGLDRLSPARLADRLAAARTARIDALLRQHGDAVELDDRREPARRGIILLTGADAAAIETLRAAGYGVEQVEAEGIDMAITRLTVPEGQSLARALRSVRKIAPQAQASADNLYFPSGAATGGRSATLASHGSVGRGAAGLIDGGVAAHPAMAGAIEQRGFVAGAPRASAHGTAVASLIGGYGSVNGAAPGTPLLVADVYGDDPAGGSSFAIVRALGWMAARGAKVVTISLVGPDNPLLAGAIRLVRDKGVMLVAAVGNDGPAAPPAYPASYPQVIAVTGVDGRGRLLPEAGRATHVDFAAPGADMMAADMNGGRDKVRGTSFAAPLVAGRLMAGGSVEALRREAKPGRGKGYGAGILCGTCRNMD from the coding sequence ATGGACGATTTTGACGCTGAAAAGGCCGGTGATGACCGGCGGGAAGAGACAGAGATGAGATGGACGCGCCCGTTGCTGATCGCGGGGCTGTGGCTGGCGGCACCGGGTGCACAGGCGCAATTGCTGCCCGCCCCGGCCGCCGGGACGTTGGGGGGCGGTGCGCTGGGCGGGGTCGGCCAGATAGTGCCCGACACGCTCGACCGGCTGGGCGGGATCGTCGACCAGAGTGGACTGGACCGGCTGTCACCGGCACGTCTGGCCGATCGGCTGGCGGCAGCGCGTACGGCGCGGATCGACGCCCTGCTGCGCCAGCATGGCGACGCGGTCGAACTGGACGACCGGCGAGAGCCGGCGCGGCGCGGCATCATCCTGCTGACCGGGGCGGACGCGGCCGCGATCGAGACACTGCGTGCGGCCGGCTATGGCGTGGAACAGGTCGAGGCGGAGGGGATCGACATGGCGATCACCCGCCTGACCGTGCCGGAAGGACAGAGCCTGGCGCGGGCGCTACGCAGCGTGCGCAAGATCGCCCCGCAGGCGCAGGCGAGCGCCGACAATCTCTATTTCCCTAGCGGCGCGGCCACAGGGGGGCGATCCGCTACATTGGCGAGCCATGGCAGTGTCGGGCGCGGCGCAGCGGGCCTGATCGATGGCGGCGTGGCCGCACATCCGGCGATGGCCGGCGCGATCGAGCAGCGTGGCTTCGTCGCCGGCGCGCCACGGGCCAGCGCCCATGGCACGGCGGTTGCATCCTTGATCGGCGGATATGGCAGCGTGAACGGCGCCGCGCCGGGCACGCCGCTACTGGTCGCCGATGTCTATGGCGACGATCCGGCCGGTGGCAGCAGCTTTGCCATTGTCCGCGCGCTGGGCTGGATGGCGGCGCGCGGCGCGAAGGTGGTGACGATCAGCCTGGTCGGACCCGACAATCCCTTGCTGGCCGGGGCGATCCGGCTGGTGCGCGACAAGGGGGTGATGCTGGTCGCGGCGGTCGGCAATGACGGCCCGGCCGCCCCGCCCGCCTACCCTGCCTCCTACCCGCAGGTGATCGCGGTGACCGGCGTGGACGGGCGGGGCCGGTTGTTGCCCGAAGCCGGGCGCGCGACCCATGTCGATTTCGCCGCGCCCGGCGCGGACATGATGGCCGCCGACATGAACGGCGGTCGGGACAAGGTGCGCGGCACATCCTTTGCAGCGCCTCTGGTGGCCGGGCGGCTGATGGCGGGCGGATCGGTCGAGGCACTGCGGCGGGAGGCGAAACCGGGTCGCGGCAAAGGCTATGGCGCCGGCATATTGTGCGGCACCTGCAGAAATATGGATTGA
- a CDS encoding RNA polymerase sigma factor: MSFERDLLAILPRLRRFAASLSHDRADGDDLCQAALEKGLRARDQWQPGTRLDSWMYRIMRNLWIDEGRARQRAARTFAPEEAGADVGYAGDKAVEQAMTLSDVDRAMQALPPEQREAIALVLVEGLSYKEAAAILNIPMGTLTSRLVRGRGALIELLGEAA, encoded by the coding sequence ATGTCGTTCGAGCGCGACCTGCTGGCGATCCTGCCCCGGCTGCGGCGTTTTGCCGCCAGCCTGTCGCATGATCGCGCCGATGGCGACGATCTGTGCCAGGCGGCACTGGAAAAGGGGCTGCGCGCCCGCGACCAGTGGCAACCGGGCACGCGGCTCGACAGCTGGATGTATCGGATCATGCGCAATCTTTGGATCGATGAGGGCCGCGCCCGGCAGCGGGCCGCCAGAACCTTCGCGCCGGAAGAGGCGGGGGCCGATGTCGGCTATGCGGGGGATAAGGCGGTGGAGCAGGCCATGACCTTGTCCGACGTCGATCGGGCGATGCAGGCATTGCCGCCCGAACAGCGCGAGGCGATCGCGCTCGTGCTGGTGGAGGGGCTGTCCTACAAGGAGGCGGCTGCGATATTGAACATACCGATGGGCACGCTGACCTCGCGACTGGTGCGCGGTCGCGGCGCGCTCATCGAACTCTTGGGGGAAGCGGCATGA
- a CDS encoding anti-sigma factor, with amino-acid sequence MTDIDEAMLIAWVDDELDEVTRRRVDRAVAEDPALAARLEQHRRLRARLAGHFAPIAQEDVPASMQAMLAPPTLVPIARPSRRWSWVTGGAIAASLLLGLGIGHMSGGPVGPIAVKDGAMLAQGSLATALDSQLASAGEDGMVRIGLSFRRKGGGWCRSFDGAAMAGVACRTDAGWQLMQAVPGKGQTSEYRQAASADPRLLATIDGLIDGAPADAQGERAAQAAGWR; translated from the coding sequence ATGACCGACATTGACGAAGCCATGCTGATCGCCTGGGTGGATGACGAACTGGACGAGGTGACGCGGCGGCGGGTCGACCGCGCGGTGGCGGAAGACCCGGCGCTGGCCGCCCGGCTGGAGCAGCATCGCCGGCTGCGCGCGCGGCTGGCCGGCCATTTCGCGCCGATCGCGCAGGAGGATGTGCCCGCGTCGATGCAGGCGATGCTCGCGCCGCCGACGCTGGTGCCGATCGCGCGACCTTCGCGGCGCTGGAGTTGGGTTACGGGCGGCGCGATCGCCGCCAGCCTGCTGCTGGGCCTTGGCATCGGCCATATGTCGGGCGGGCCGGTAGGGCCGATTGCGGTAAAGGACGGCGCGATGCTGGCACAGGGATCGCTTGCCACCGCGCTCGACAGCCAATTGGCCTCGGCCGGGGAGGATGGCATGGTCCGTATCGGCCTCAGCTTCCGGCGCAAGGGCGGCGGCTGGTGCCGCAGCTTCGACGGCGCGGCCATGGCCGGCGTCGCCTGCCGCACCGATGCCGGCTGGCAATTGATGCAGGCGGTGCCCGGCAAGGGCCAGACGAGCGAATATCGCCAGGCCGCCTCGGCCGATCCGCGCCTTCTCGCCACCATTGACGGCCTGATCGACGGCGCTCCTGCCGATGCGCAGGGCGAGCGGGCAGCGCAGGCTGCTGGCTGGCGCTAA